A genome region from Gigantopelta aegis isolate Gae_Host chromosome 3, Gae_host_genome, whole genome shotgun sequence includes the following:
- the LOC121369425 gene encoding uncharacterized protein DDB_G0271670-like: protein SSSSSSSSSSSSSSINNNSSSSSSSSSSNSSSSSSSSSNINNSSSSSSSNSSSSSSSNSSSSNINSSSSSSNSSSSNSSSSSSSSSSSNINNNNNNSSSSSSSSSNSSSSNSSSSSSSNSSSSSNSSSSSSISSNSSSSSNSRSSSISSSSSSSSSSNSSSSSNSSSSSSSSSSSSSSSNINSSSSSNINNSSSSSSSSSSSSNNNSSNSSSSSSSSNNNSSSSSSSS, encoded by the coding sequence agtagtagtagtagtagtagtagtagtagtagtagtagtagtattaataataatagtagtagtagtagtagtagtagtagtagtaatagtagtagtagtagtagtagtagtagtaatattaataatagtagtagtagtagtagtagtaatagtagtagtagtagtagtagtaatagtagtagtagtaatattaatagtagtagtagtagtagtaatagtagtagtagtaatagtagtagtagtagtagtagtagtagtagtagtaatattaataataataataataatagtagtagtagtagtagtagtagtagtaatagtagtagtagtaatagtagtagtagtagtagtagtaatagtagtagtagtagtaatagtagtagtagtagtagtattagtagtaatagtagtagtagtagtaatagtagaagtagtagtattagtagtagtagtagtagtagtagtagtagtaatagtagtagtagtagtaatagtagtagtagtagtagtagtagtagtagtagtagtagtagtagtaatattaatagtagtagtagtagtaatattaataatagtagtagtagtagtagtagtagtagtagtagtagtaataataatagtagtaatagtagtagtagtagtagtagtagtaataataatagtagtagtagtagtagtagtagt
- the LOC121368134 gene encoding uncharacterized protein LOC121368134 yields the protein MTSSSSAGVLLLLWYLTQACNFPDYMQTLGHSQPWQTQIRHNRTKTAKIYFRHGIMEVLPISSPGTPSERWNCTMEYKGNFLLHLETNLQPVRFACIRIYKRSRSITQLAWSEYSHNLDPRLCDIEPMSLNPWPLVAYHLLEADFAPCPFSGGFNIKITDSNGKENACNYMDLPMRVESDCIGGEGVIFNFRADNCLPDVSMLVHQRTTCVASWRDEDDHFAVIRRLSNTQLWCIRFPRKKKDNQPAYLFHDLACVSSDPENETIHYIRMDLQRSIHRDLCQDEYEECAHMPCNVYTEQKCQKTCGACSVSNPPAICSYPRRFRGMWYQRDTDGVKYIEISESHLSIESVGNFQCVVFDDSPPRRERTYTVVSIFENGCRPRYTCIRLKRLGPSVLRYSLSKSFTWPMDVHNQGATVCDASRFEADPDPIGDRYRSYHGTGKPIIMHYPSPKWIACNLTSSFTVRASFASGNSCLGSIYQVCGDDSRLRLDFPSCDDAPHHSEYGCVAEYEGHYWEKILLMQNIADDMDARCIMFNQMHPLEALVLVGGYCDKKSWGFVSSGLRTPLMKLQIRPDVFPCKNLPLVEKTSRRTTTPVVKTYGDAQAPVTLIVTAESSRDGGSNHIDPWHPANIPNRDFDPRKNIRQVNSNPRNGAAVTLYSSSKYLYIIVITLTNLCPFDR from the coding sequence ATGACGTCATCTAGCAGTGCCGGGGTGCTGCTGTTGCTGTGGTACCTAACGCAAGCATGCAACTTCCCTGACTATATGCAGACCCTGGGACACTCGCAGCCCTGGCAGACGCAAATAAGACACAACCGGACCAAGACTGCAAAAATCTACTTCAGACATGGCATAATGGAGGTCTTACCGATCTCTTCGCCTGGCACTCCTTCAGAAAGGTGGAACTGTACGATGGAATACAAAGGCAACTTCCTGCTGCACCTGGAGACCAACTTACAGCCCGTCAGGTTCGCCTGCATAAGAATCTACAAGAGGAGCAGGTCCATAACACAACTGGCCTGGTCGGAGTACAGTCACAACCTTGATCCTAGGCTTTGCGATATCGAACCCATGTCGCTTAACCCGTGGCCGCTGGTGGCGTACCACCTACTGGAAGCCGATTTCGCGCCTTGTCCTTTCTCTGGCGGATTCAACATTAAAATCACCGATTCCAACGGCAAGGAAAATGCTTGCAATTACATGGATTTACCGATGAGGGTGGAGAGTGACTGTATTGGCGGAGAGGGCGTCATATTCAACTTCAGGGCAGACAACTGCCTGCCTGATGTGTCCATGCTCGTCCATCAGCGAACCACGTGCGTGGCAAGCTGGCGGGACGAAGACGACCACTTCGCCGTCATCCGACGATTGAGCAACACCCAGCTGTGGTGCATTAGGTTCCCCAGGAAGAAGAAGGACAACCAGCCGGCTTACCTGTTTCACGATCTGGCTTGTGTGTCTTCGGATCCCGAGAACGAAACGATCCACTATATTCGGATGGATCTCCAGAGAAGCATCCACAGAGACTTGTGTCAGGACGAATACGAAGAGTGCGCCCACATGCCCTGCAACGTGTATACGGAACAGAAGTGTCAGAAGACGTGCGGAGCGTGCAGCGTGTCTAATCCCCCGGCGATATGCTCGTACCCTCGCCGATTCAGAGGGATGTGGTACCAGCGGGATACCGACGGTGTTAAGTATATTGAAATCAGCGAGTCGCATTTAAGCATAGAAAGTGTTGGAAATTTTCAGTGCGTGGTCTTCGACGACAGTCCACCGAGACGCGAAAGGACGTACACGGTGGTGTCCATCTTTGAAAATGGCTGCCGTCCCAGATACACGTGCATCCGCCTGAAGCGTCTCGGGCCGTCAGTTCTGAGGTATAGTCTCAGTAAAAGCTTCACATGGCCGATGGATGTCCACAACCAGGGCGCCACGGTGTGTGACGCCAGCAGATTCGAGGCAGACCCTGATCCAATCGGAGACCGCTACAGATCATACCACGGTACGGGTAAGCCAATCATAATGCACTATCCCTCCCCGAAATGGATAGCCTGTAACTTGACTTCATCTTTCACTGTTCGTGCCTCGTTCGCCAGTGGCAATTCGTGTCTGGGCAGCATATATCAGGTGTGCGGGGACGACTCTCGACTGAGGCTGGACTTCCCTTCGTGCGACGACGCGCCTCACCACAGCGAATACGGGTGCGTGGCGGAGTACGAAGGACACTACTGGGAGAAGATCCTCCTCATGCAGAACATCGCAGACGACATGGACGCCCGCTGCATCATGTTCAACCAGATGCACCCTCTGGAGGCGCTGGTCCTCGTGGGCGGATACTGCGACAAGAAGAGCTGGGGATTCGTCAGCAGTGGCCTGAGGACGCCGCTCATGAAGCTGCAGATCAGACCAGACGTCTTTCCGTGTAAGAATCTGCCCCTGGTGGAAAAGACTAGCAGGCGCACCACAACTCCTGTGGTCAAGACCTACGGAGACGCCCAGGCGCCGGTGACGTTGATAGTCACGGCAGAATCGTCCAGGGACGGCGGTTCCAATCACATTGATCCGTGGCACCCAGCCAACATTCCCAACAGAGACTTTGATCCCCGCAAGAATATTAGACAGGTAAATTCCAACCCGAGGAATGGTGCGGCGGTGACGTTATATTCCagttcaaaatatttatatatcatagtAATTACACTGACAAATTTGTGTCCTTtcgatagatga